In the genome of Synergistales bacterium, one region contains:
- a CDS encoding sodium:solute symporter family protein, translating into MPILFLAAACLVVALFVALGLLSGRRTKGTADYNVGGRKVTSVGVTGILLGALVGGASTVGTAQMAYEYGLSAWWFTLGGGLGCLLLGALFARPLRRTGLVTIPQFLNREYGPATSLSVMIASSLGTFISVVAQFLAGIALLQSVLHIPHTQAAVAVALIIVGFIYAGGLKSYSAVGRAKILFLYCTLGLCAAAAWYQGYSPARLVETTPFHPFLHLFGRGFAKDGSAGLSLLLGVLSTQIYVQSLFAARNEQTARKGAFLSALLMPPLGLLGIWIGLSLRASGAAITPAHALPYFIEATFPPLVAGALWAGILITVIGCAAGLSLGIATNLVEDLILPRFPRLLGSGSGLRLSRIVVLAVIALATWAGIEGKGSLILHW; encoded by the coding sequence GTGCCCATACTGTTTCTTGCAGCCGCGTGTCTCGTTGTCGCGCTCTTCGTCGCCCTGGGACTCCTCTCGGGGAGAAGAACAAAGGGAACCGCCGACTACAATGTAGGCGGGAGGAAGGTCACCAGTGTCGGGGTCACCGGCATCCTTCTCGGGGCTCTGGTTGGAGGAGCCTCGACGGTCGGCACCGCCCAGATGGCCTACGAGTACGGCCTCTCCGCCTGGTGGTTCACCCTGGGCGGCGGCCTGGGCTGTCTCCTTCTGGGGGCGCTCTTCGCCCGCCCTCTGCGCCGCACCGGACTGGTCACCATCCCGCAGTTTCTCAACAGGGAATACGGTCCGGCCACCTCGCTCTCGGTGATGATCGCCTCCAGCCTGGGGACCTTCATCTCCGTGGTGGCCCAGTTCCTGGCGGGGATCGCCCTTCTGCAGAGCGTGCTCCACATCCCCCACACCCAGGCGGCCGTCGCCGTAGCGTTGATCATCGTCGGGTTCATCTACGCCGGCGGACTGAAAAGCTACAGCGCCGTGGGGCGGGCCAAGATCCTCTTCCTCTACTGCACCCTCGGCCTCTGTGCGGCCGCAGCCTGGTACCAGGGGTACAGCCCGGCGCGCCTGGTGGAGACCACCCCCTTCCACCCCTTTCTGCATCTCTTCGGCCGCGGATTCGCCAAAGACGGGAGCGCGGGGCTCTCGCTCCTGCTGGGGGTGCTGAGCACCCAGATCTATGTCCAGTCGCTCTTCGCCGCACGGAACGAACAGACCGCCAGGAAGGGAGCCTTCCTCTCCGCCCTGCTCATGCCGCCTCTGGGGCTGCTGGGGATCTGGATCGGCCTCTCCCTGCGGGCCTCCGGCGCGGCGATCACGCCGGCCCACGCGCTGCCCTACTTCATCGAAGCCACCTTTCCGCCCCTTGTGGCCGGTGCCCTCTGGGCGGGCATCCTGATCACCGTCATCGGCTGTGCGGCGGGGCTGTCGCTGGGCATCGCCACCAATCTCGTGGAGGACCTGATCCTCCCCCGGTTTCCCAGACTGTTGGGCTCCGGAAGCGGTCTCAGACTGAGCAGGATCGTCGTGCTGGCGGTCATCGCCCTGGCCACCTGGGCGGGCATCGAGGGGAAGGGATCGCTCATCCTCCACTGGAG